A region from the Sutcliffiella horikoshii genome encodes:
- a CDS encoding glycosyltransferase family 2 protein, translated as MYNVVVSIIIPVFNAEKYLHKCIISIINQNYKNFELILVNDGSQDKSGEICDFFSEKDVRIKVIHKNNEGVSIARNTGIEKSEGKYIMFADADDYVERNWCEDLINMAEKNKNALIINSYIIKNFRNDKEQIIIRSFNSMQKNIEKIKKADFLLVYKSQLLNSPCNKIFSSEIIKENNIRFRDSLNLGEDLLFTLDYLVYSNNNIMIINKPSYNYILRNTESLDNKYYPDLFNIYKSIYKEIYMKMLLFNSDLEKYNIYYYNSFLIMLDKALNNNLSDKSDCSLANKIQKNNQILKSPEFRLCLEYARVEDFNKFYLMLLKSEKYSRVYIFKEIIKFKMNIFKRLFKVN; from the coding sequence ATGTATAATGTTGTTGTTAGTATTATAATACCTGTATTTAATGCTGAAAAGTATTTGCATAAATGTATAATATCAATAATCAATCAAAATTATAAAAATTTTGAATTAATTTTGGTTAACGACGGTTCACAAGATAAATCAGGAGAAATTTGTGATTTTTTCTCTGAAAAGGATGTAAGAATTAAAGTGATACACAAAAATAATGAAGGGGTAAGTATTGCAAGAAATACAGGAATTGAAAAGAGCGAAGGTAAATATATAATGTTTGCAGATGCAGATGATTATGTAGAAAGAAACTGGTGTGAAGACTTGATTAATATGGCAGAGAAAAATAAAAATGCATTAATTATAAACAGTTATATTATTAAGAATTTTCGTAACGATAAAGAGCAAATAATTATTAGATCATTTAATAGTATGCAAAAAAATATAGAAAAAATAAAAAAAGCGGATTTCTTATTGGTATATAAAAGTCAGTTATTAAATTCACCTTGTAATAAAATATTTTCTTCCGAAATAATTAAAGAAAATAACATAAGATTTAGAGATAGTCTAAACTTAGGTGAAGATCTCCTATTCACACTAGATTATTTAGTATACTCTAACAATAATATAATGATTATAAACAAGCCTAGCTATAATTATATACTACGAAATACGGAAAGTCTGGATAATAAATATTATCCAGACTTATTTAATATTTATAAGTCAATTTATAAAGAAATATATATGAAAATGCTATTGTTTAATAGTGATTTAGAAAAATACAATATATATTATTATAATTCATTTCTTATAATGCTAGATAAAGCTTTAAATAATAACTTGTCAGATAAATCTGATTGCTCTTTAGCTAATAAAATACAAAAAAATAATCAGATTCTGAAAAGTCCTGAATTTAGACTTTGTTTAGAATATGCCAGAGTGGAAGACTTTAACAAATTTTATTTGATGTTGTTAAAATCTGAGAAGTACTCTCGTGTATATATTTTTAAAGAAATAATAAAGTTTAAGATGAATATTTTTAAAAGGCTATTTAAAGTGAACTGA
- a CDS encoding glycosyltransferase, with product MKNKLVSVIMSTYNENEIHLRQAIDSIITQKYNNLEIIIVIDNPENKELVKILNQYKETDKRITIIMNNKNIGLVASLNKALSVCKGEYIARMDADDISLPNRILNQVEYLEIHKNIDLIGCDLTLIDNLGNKINSNRKLIKGYENIKKNLILKQCVAHPSWVFRKRILVDYQLWGYREVKYCEDYDFLFRLVLKGGTIENLDTKLLKYRIRTNGVCQSNAYSQLVMVNKISKSYYQATKTKRYNYESNTSYLLNTIIPIDSNNFRYYKYILKVQSESQNWLLRTFCRVLVIPIQLMDKELKYNLIKRFKMRIFLLKDMRG from the coding sequence TTGAAAAATAAGTTAGTTTCAGTAATCATGAGTACCTATAACGAAAATGAAATTCATTTAAGGCAAGCAATAGATTCCATTATTACTCAGAAATATAATAATTTAGAGATTATTATTGTAATTGATAATCCTGAAAATAAAGAATTAGTAAAAATACTCAATCAGTACAAAGAAACGGACAAAAGAATTACAATAATTATGAATAATAAGAATATTGGGTTAGTTGCTAGTCTGAATAAAGCTTTATCAGTTTGTAAAGGTGAATACATTGCGAGAATGGATGCTGATGATATATCACTACCTAATAGGATATTAAATCAAGTTGAGTATCTTGAAATACACAAAAATATAGACTTAATAGGTTGTGATTTGACTCTAATTGATAATTTAGGAAATAAAATAAACTCTAATAGAAAGCTAATAAAAGGATATGAAAACATTAAAAAGAATTTAATTTTGAAGCAATGTGTCGCACATCCTAGCTGGGTTTTTAGAAAGAGAATTTTAGTTGATTATCAACTTTGGGGGTATAGAGAAGTAAAGTACTGCGAGGATTACGATTTTTTATTTAGATTGGTGCTTAAAGGTGGTACTATTGAAAATCTGGATACAAAATTATTGAAATATAGAATTAGAACAAATGGAGTTTGTCAATCGAATGCTTATAGTCAGCTTGTTATGGTTAACAAAATATCCAAAAGTTATTATCAAGCTACTAAAACGAAAAGGTATAACTATGAATCTAATACTTCTTATTTATTGAATACTATTATTCCTATTGATTCTAATAATTTTCGTTATTATAAATATATTCTAAAAGTGCAAAGTGAAAGCCAAAACTGGTTATTAAGAACTTTTTGCAGGGTTTTAGTTATACCAATACAACTGATGGATAAAGAACTAAAATACAATTTAATAAAACGGTTTAAAATGAGGATTTTTCTCTTGAAAGATATGAGGGGGTGA
- a CDS encoding glycosyltransferase yields the protein MKKKILFIIDSLNSGGAERSLISLLSVLDYKRFSVELLLFSENGLFLPLIPSNVKIITIKEEKSSFSIKKLYKRIKISLMLRNPYIMRSYHSAQIIWSNLKEDLPTLQTNYDIAIAYSQGFPTYFAIKNVNAKRKICWVNTDYKMAAYNKSFDEEYYNMYERIVTVSDANKKIFENEFPQFRKKTKLIYDINSPQLIESLSLSINEFPDNFTGTKILTIGRLVEAKGYDLALEACQILKKQGVNFRWYAIGEGPLKCKLERSIKQKGLKDYFVLLGTFSNPYPLLKQCDLYVQPSKYEGYGLAIAEARILKKPIVTTDFSTAHNQIRHRENGLIVKMTPESVVEGINEILSNSDLIRKITSSHDVNNLGTENEINKFYSIIH from the coding sequence ATGAAAAAAAAAATTCTGTTTATTATAGACTCTCTCAACAGTGGAGGAGCTGAAAGGAGTTTAATATCATTATTATCTGTCTTAGACTACAAAAGATTTTCAGTAGAATTATTATTGTTTTCAGAAAATGGTTTATTCCTTCCGCTAATTCCAAGTAATGTAAAAATTATAACGATTAAAGAGGAAAAAAGCAGTTTTAGTATTAAAAAATTATACAAACGAATCAAAATTTCACTTATGCTTAGAAATCCTTATATAATGAGAAGCTATCATTCAGCACAAATTATATGGAGTAATTTAAAAGAAGATCTCCCCACTTTACAAACTAATTATGATATTGCAATCGCATATAGTCAGGGCTTTCCAACCTATTTTGCAATTAAAAATGTGAATGCAAAAAGGAAAATTTGTTGGGTGAATACAGACTATAAAATGGCTGCATACAATAAATCATTTGATGAAGAATACTACAATATGTATGAACGAATTGTTACTGTTTCAGATGCAAACAAAAAAATATTTGAAAATGAGTTTCCTCAATTCAGAAAAAAAACTAAATTGATTTATGATATAAACTCCCCTCAACTTATAGAAAGTTTATCTTTAAGTATTAATGAGTTTCCGGATAATTTTACCGGAACAAAAATACTAACTATAGGAAGGTTAGTTGAGGCAAAAGGGTATGATCTAGCATTAGAAGCATGTCAGATTTTAAAAAAACAGGGAGTGAATTTTAGATGGTACGCAATTGGAGAAGGACCTCTTAAATGTAAACTGGAAAGAAGCATTAAACAAAAAGGATTAAAGGATTATTTTGTTTTACTTGGTACATTTAGTAACCCATATCCACTATTAAAGCAATGTGATCTATACGTACAACCTTCTAAATATGAAGGGTATGGATTGGCAATTGCAGAAGCTAGAATATTAAAAAAACCTATTGTAACAACAGATTTTTCAACTGCGCATAACCAAATTAGACATAGAGAGAATGGTTTAATAGTAAAAATGACACCTGAATCAGTTGTAGAGGGAATTAACGAAATACTTTCAAACTCAGATCTAATTCGAAAGATAACTAGCTCTCACGATGTTAACAACTTAGGTACAGAAAATGAAATAAATAAATTCTATTCAATAATACATTAA